The Daucus carota subsp. sativus chromosome 7, DH1 v3.0, whole genome shotgun sequence genome window below encodes:
- the LOC108193458 gene encoding dehydrogenase FPY6-like isoform X1, whose protein sequence is MNEQPPTIAILGAGIFVRTQYIPRLSEIAHLVLVKYIWSRSQESAEEAVGVARKHFPQVEAKWGESGLDEIILDASILGVAVVLAGQTQVDISLKLLKAGKHVLQEKPAAASVREAETALSCYNSICAKVPGQPIWAVAENYRFEPAFVESKKLMAEIGDMMNIQVIVEGSMNSSNPYFSSTWRRNFTGGFVLDMGVHFIAGLRMLVGSEVDSVSATTSHVDASLPPPDIISSLFQLENGCSGVFVMVVSSKSPKIVWRIVGLNGTLQVERGNKEGKHGYLVSLSTADGQTKNSFYPFCGVTEELKAFIHDISHAALQKDSTYEAEPRSSFIEGARDIAVLEAMLESGMKQGIQVKVQRV, encoded by the exons ATGAATGAGCAACCTCCTACAATTGCAATTCTCGGGGCTGGAATCTTCGTAAGGACTCAATACATTCCCAGGCTATCTGAGATTGCTCATCTGGTTCTTGTCAAATATATCTGGAGTCGATCACAG gAATCAGCAGAAGAAGCAGTTGGGGTTGCTCGAAAGCATTTTCCGCAAGTAGAGGCAAAATGGGGTGAATCTGGTCTTGATGAAATTATACTGGATGCTTCCATTCTTGGTGTTGCTGTTGTTCTCGCTGGTCAAACCCAG GTTGATATATCATTAAAGCTACTGAAGGCAGGGAAACATGTTCTTCAAG AGAAACCAGCTGCTGCTT CCGTGAGAGAGGCAGAAACTGCACTGTCATGCTATAATTCTATATGCGCCAAAGTTCCTGGTCAGCCTATATGGGCCGTTGCCGAAAATTACAGATTCGAGCCTGCTTTTGTTGAG AGCAAAAAACTTATGGCTGAAATTGGAGATATGATGAACATCCAAGTCATCGTTGAAGGATCAATGAACAGCTCAAACCCCTACTTTTCAAGCACTTGGCGGCGGAATTTTACA GGTGGTTTTGTATTGGATATGGGGGTACATTTTATAGCAGGATTGAGAATG CTTGTTGGATCTGAAGTAGACTCTGTATCAGCTACAACATCTCATGTAGATGCTAGTTTGCCTCCACCAGATATTATCTCATCTTTGTT CCAATTGGAGAATGGCTGTTCTGGAGTTTTTGTGATGGTTGTATCCTCCAAATCCCCGAAG ATTGTGTGGCGAATTGTAGGTCTAAATGGTACTCTACAAGTTGAGCGTGGAAATAAAGAAGGAAAACATGGGTATCTG GTATCCCTTTCGACTGCTGATGGTCAAACGAAGAACTCCTTCTACCCTTTCTGCGGGGTAACCGAAGAGCTAAAAGCCTTTATACATGACATTTCCCATGCCGCTCTTCAG AAGGATAGTACTTATGAAGCTGAGCCTCGCAGCTCCTTCATTGAAGGGGCCCGAGATATTGCAGTTCTAGAAGCAATGCTAGAATCTGGGATGAAGCAAGGAATCCAGGTCAAAGTTCAGAGAGTTTAG
- the LOC108194037 gene encoding pentatricopeptide repeat-containing protein At1g62350 — MMLIRSALKYIIQTPLQPPFHRRFYTGGGGSSSSSPSLSIWRRKKELGKEGLIIAKELKRHQAHPLRLERFMKSHVSRLLKSDLVAVLAEFQRQDLVFLSLKLYEVVRKEIWYRPDMFFYRDMLMMLARNKKVDEVDRVWEDLKREEVHFDQHTFGDIVRAFLDNGLPSKAMEIYDEMRQSPDPPISLPYRVILKGLLSYPELREKVKDDFLELFPGMIIYDPPEDLFEDQESSRESEED; from the exons ATGATGTTGATACGTTCCGCCCTAAAATATATAATCCAAACCCCATTACAACCACCATTTCACCGGCGCTTCTATACCGGCGGCGGCGGTTCATCTAGTTCGAGCCCGAGCTTATCAATATGGAGGAGGAAGAAAGAGCTGGGGAAAGAGGGCTTGATTATCGCTAAAGAACTCAAGAGGCACCAAGCTCACCCTCTTCGTCTCGAACGCTTTATGAAATCTCACGTGTCTAGGCTATTAAAATCTGACCTTGTTGCAGTTCTTGCTGAGTTTCAGCGCCAAGACCTTGTCTTTCTCTCCCTCAAG CTGTATGAAGTGGTCCGTAAGGAGATATGGTATCGCCCAGATATGTTCTTTTATAGGGATATGCTGATGATGCTTGCAAGGAATAAAAAGGTTGATGAAGTGGATAGAGTGTGGGAAGATCTAAAGAGGGAAGAAGTTCATTTTGATCAGCATACATTTGGTGATATTGTTAGAGCGTTTTTAGATAATGGTTTGCCTTCAAAGGCAATGGAGATATATGATGAGATGAGACAATCCCCGGACCCCCCAATATCTTTGCCTTACCGAGTCATACTTAAGGGGCTCCTTTCTTATCCAGAATTAAGGGAGAAAGTGAAGGACGACTTCTTGGAACTTTTTCCAGGTATGATTATTTACGACCCACCAGAAGATCTCTTCGAAGATCAAGAATCGAGTAGAGAAAGTGAAGAAGATTAG
- the LOC135147742 gene encoding uncharacterized protein LOC135147742: protein MDQKVSVEDQFSKLHPCLPVETRIGIIGGGPSGLSAAYALSRLGYNNVTVLEKYHTVSGMCESADIEGKVYDLGGQVLAANSAPTIFHLAKEIGLELEELDSHKLALINSSNGKYQDIQVADDYVAVISLTLELQDKAKDSGRIGVHAMSDIAAELTPAFLESRGLSSVTKSVAYGYTASGYGFVQDMPYAYIHEFTRTSMAGKIRRFKGGYMNFWEAISKSLPVQVHCNTEVVSVRRTTSGVTLHTRSSEGEINIMEFDKLIVSGSFPFKNGKIYRSPVCTPTVQHDSMDLSELERDLFSKVQTIDYYTTVLKISGLEHMPVGFYYFGEFMDDPSTIGNPVAMQRFYADTNVYLFWSYGNAADIMGEKVTELAISVVNRMGGTVEKIVLQRRFKYFPHVNSQDMKDGFYEKMETELQGQQNTYYVGGIVAFELTERNSSYAMSLVRKHFTEDMSMPKFPYVKRLFPLQSNCWNVKREDLDELPGVEFPNLFSLDGYLRHWGTHKVTQDRMLYTWINEEGKAVSKRTFAELHANATCIAKNLLKSSKPIIKPGDRVLLVHIPGLDFIDAFLGCLRARVLPVPVLPPDPLQRGGQALLKIENIAKSSNAVAILSTAAYHLAVRAGSVKSLISLPSKSSAQWPNLPWIHTDSLIKNSKNMHLDDMNDFCEPKDADLCFLQFTSGSTGDAKGVMITHGGLIHNVKLMHKRYRSTSKTVLISWLPQYHDMGLIGGLFTAMVSGATAILFSPMTFIRNPLLWLQTMSKYQATHSAGPNFAVELVVRRLEIEKDKLLNYDLSSMRFLMVAAEPVRQKTLKRFLELTGPYGMSEDVIAPGYGLAENCVFVSCAYGEGTPILVDWQGRVCCGYVNSDNADVSIIVVDPETGKEQEAGKEGEIWICSPSAGIGYWDRKELSQRTFGNVIGSRPGKTYTSTGDLGRIIDGNLFITGRIKDLIIVAGRNIYSADVEKTVESSSELLRPGCCAVIGVPEETLVTKGISVPDGSDQVGLVVIAEVRDGKPISKDVVEQIQARVAEEHGVTIASIKLIRPRTMSKTTSGKIKRFECLKQFSEGTLNLVPDPIVSKRTLVRSFTSGTCKEGITPRGRGPSPLSANPRLSHAEIVEFLKQLVSDQTKIAISKISTTESLVSYGIDSIGVVRAAQKLSDFLGVPVGAVDIFTATCIADLASFSENLVMKSRPETMVAPSYVTEYETDSAEMLTDISNFHQMGIWFLQLLALTYVCIMLVSPAYLSVFAYMRCISFIHASVDISSWASYAIWVACAPLAWILCMFSTCISISFFGNSFLKPNYALTPEVSIWSVEFVKWWALNKAHKVSSEVLAVHLRGTIFLKYWFVMFGARIGSSVLLDTVDITDPSLVSIGDGAVIAEGALVQSHEVKNGILSFLPIRIGKNSLVGPYSVIQKGSVIGEGNEVSALQKTEGGKPLPRSTNGSYRQKGPLLPKATNSQTEAIYHVMGIYMVGLLSSVSAAIVYIIYVWLSQSSFSPEIYAFFCISGAFHWLPFTVIAYAAMIGDSSLTLTIFPISVAIAYITHGIILGVLTSIWTSALYGSKETKQNHLRTWLRHRITIAYHLRFVKFLSGTEAFCIYLRLLGAKVGKHCSIRAINPISEPKLISLGDGVHLGDFCRIIAGSYNYSGFQSGKIEVQDNSVVGSQSLLLPGSVLEKDVILGALSVAPANTILQRGGVYIGSQAPIMIKNTLHVLDERIEAMDQKYKKIVGNLSASLAATTLQVRSRYFHRIGVSGKGVLKIFDKIEGFPDHKIFCPGKSYPVIIRHSNSLSADDDARIDARGAAVRILSDNSSGDNTAILDLTLKTGKAFYARTISDFATWLVCGLPAREEHVKRVPHVREAVWTSLRNADSYAELHYYSNICRIFRFPDGQEMYVKFKLRPCNEKIHEDSGKVEPTSILPPETGAIPRDPSDTRPLLFLADDFQRRVSFPGGVGYIFQLQFQPVPHDEATQDILLDCTKPWNETKFPFIDVGEILIDQNNTQEESEELEFNPFLRCHEVDIAQATSSSQSASIDHGRSLIYEICQHLRNKQPLPESWRIFLEHSDVKVDLSGCPMAAAIEKKDSGKVTLSRKWYQALWAVFAQPLLQTLLPYYLMGLVIFGPLKGALYIKDTMGYPIYCLLPLIWVFSGIAASLACVAAKWILVGRNKDGGTMLIWGMGAFMDTIWQAFRTLAGDYFMEMTGGSFMFVLLMKLMGSNVDISQGAYVDSMGAMLNPEMVEIERGGCVGREALLFGHIYEGEGGKVKFGKIKIEEGGFVGSRAIAMPGAIVETGGSLSALSLAFKGEIVRSR from the exons ATGGACCAAAAAGTTTCAGTAGAAGATCAATTTTCGAAGCTACATCCATGTCTTCCGGTGGAAACAAGGATCGGGATAATAGGGGGAGGTCCAAGTGGCTTGTCAGCTGCTTATGCACTATCTAGGCTTGGTTATAATAATGTAACTGTATTAGAGAAATATCACACTGTTAGTGGCATGTGTGAATCAGCTGATATTGAAG GAAAAGTCTATGATCTGGGAGGTCAAGTCCTTGCAGCGAACAGTGCACCCACAATATTTCATTTGGCAAAAGAGATAGGTTTAGAATTAGAAGAATTGGACTCCCACAAACTTGCTCTAATCAACAGTTCTAATGGGAAGTATCAGGACATCCAAGTTGCAGATGATTATGTGGCTGTAATCTCACTTACATTAGAACTCCAG gATAAAGCAAAGGACTCAGGTCGAATCGGTGTGCATGCCATGAGTGACATTGCTGCAGAATTAACTCCTGCATTCCTTGAAAGTCGAGGTCTGAGTTCTGTTACAAAGTCTGTGGCCTATGGATACACTGCTTCTGGATATGGATTCGTTCAAGATATGCCCTATGCTTATATTCATGAGTTCACCCGAACTTCTATGGCTGGAAAGATTAGGCGTTTCAAGGGTGGGTATATGAACTTTTGGGAAGCCATTAGCAAATCCCTTCCCGTACAAGTCCATTGCAATACTGAAGTGGTTTCAGTTAGACGTACTACTTCTGGCGTTACCCTCCATACAAGAAGCAGTGAGGGAGAAATTAATATTATGGAATTCGACAAGCTTATAGTTTCTGGATCTTTTCCTTTTAAGAATGGAAAAATATACAGGTCACCTGTATGCACACCAACAG TTCAACATGATTCAATGGATTTGAGCGAGCTCGAGAGGGATCTGTTTAGTAAAGTACAGACAATTGATTACTACACAACTGTCCTGAAAATTAGTGGCCTAGAACACATGCCAGTTGGGTTTTATTACTTTGGAGAATTTATGGATGATCCTTCCACTATTGGTAATCCAGTTGCTATGCAGAGATTCTATGCGGATACAAATGTATACCTTTTCTGGTCGTATGGGAATGCGGCGGATATAATGGGTGAAAAGGTCACTGAACTGGCAATCAGTGTAGTGAACAGAATGGGAGGCACAGTTGAGAAAATAGTATTACAACGTCGATTTAAATATTTCCCTCATGTAAATAGCCAAG ATATGAAAGATGGTTTCTACGAAAAAATGGAAACGGAGCTACAAGGGCAGCAAAACACATACTACGTTGGTGGAATTGTTGCATTTGAGCTCACGGAGAGAAATTCATCATATGCCATGAGTTTAGTTCGTAAGCACTTTACAGAAGATATGTCGATGCCAAAATTTCCATATGTTAAG AGATTATTTCCACTACAATCCAACTGCTGGAATGTGAAACGAGAAGACTTAGATGAATTACCAGGAGTGGAGTTCCCTAATTTGTTTAGTCTTGATGGCTACTTAAGGCACTGGGGAACACATAAAGTTACTCAAGACAGAATGCTCTATACATGGATTAACGAGGAAGGTAAAGCAGTTTCCAAGAGGACGTTTGCAGAACTCCATGCCAATGCTACTTGCATTGCGAAAAATCTCTTAAAAAGCTCAAAGCCAATTATAAAGCCAGGTGATAGAGTTCTTCTGGTTCATATCCCAGGCTTGGATTTTATCGATGCTTTCTTAGGGTGTTTAAGAGCGAGAGTATTACCTGTCCCAGTGCTTCCTCCAGATCCGCTTCAAAGAGGTGGACAAGCCTTATTGAAGATTGAAAACATTGCTAAATCAAGCAATGCTGTGGCAATTCTGTCAACAGCTGCTTATCATCTGGCTGTTCGGGCAGGATCTGTTAAGAGTCTGATATCACTGCCAAGTAAAAGCTCTGCACAGTGGCCTAATCTTCCATGGATACATACAGATTCTTTGATCAAGAATTCCAAAAACATGCATCTAGATGACATGAATGATTTTTGTGAACCAAAGGACGCTGACCTGTGCTTTCTACAATTTACATCAGGATCAACTGGTGATGCTAAAGGGGTGATGATAACTCATGGCGGGCTGATTCATAATGTGAAACTAATGCATAAGCGATACAGGAGCACATCAAAGACAGTACTTATCAGCTGGCTCCCTCAGTACCACGATATGGGATTGATTGGAGGACTCTTTACGGCTATGGTTAGTGGAGCAACTGCAATATTATTTTCCCCGATGACATTCATTCGGAATCCCCTCTTGTGGCTCCAGACCATGAGCAAATACCAAGCAACTCATAGTGCAGGTCCAAACTTTGCTGTTGAGCTTGTGGTCAGAAGACTGGAGATTGAAAAGGACAAGTTACTTAATTATGATCTTTCTTCCATGAGATTTCTCATGGTTGCCGCTGAACCTGTTAGACAGAAAACACTTAAAAGATTTCTTGAGCTTACGGGTCCTTATGGCATGTCTGAAGATGTAATAGCTCCTGGTTATGGACTGGCAGAAAATTGTGTATTTGTCAGTTGCGCATATGGAGAGGGAACTCCCATTCTTGTAGACTGGCAAGGTAGAGTGTGTTGTGGGTATGTGAACTCGGATAATGCGGATGTTAGCATCATAGTTGTTGATCCGGAAACTGGTAAAGAGCAAGAAGCTGGAAAGGAAGGGGAGATATGGATTTGTAGCCCAAGTGCTGGAATTGGTTATTGGGACCGCAAGGAACTCAGTCAAAGAACCTTCGGAAATGTTATAGGCAGTCGCCCTGGGAAAACATACACAAGCACCGGAGACTTGGGACGGATTATAGATGGAAATCTATTTATCACTGGAAGAATAAAGGATCTTATCATAGTTGCCGGAAGAAACATATACTCGGCAGATGTAGAAAAAACTGTTGAGAGCTCTTCTGAACTTTTACGTCCAGGGTGTTGTGCTGTCATTGGGGTTCCAGAGGAAACCTTAGTGACAAAAGGGATATCAGTGCCAGATGGTTCTGATCAAGTTGGCTTAGTTGTAATTGCAGAGGTGAGAGATGGTAAGCCTATAAGTAAAGATGTTGTTGAACAGATACAAGCACGAGTTGCAGAAGAGCATGGTGTGACTATTGCCTCGATCAAGCTAATAAGGCCTAGAACCATGAGTAAAACCACATCAgggaaaataaaaagatttgaatGCCTGAAACAGTTTTCTGAGGGGACATTGAATTTGGTTCCGGATCCCATAGTATCCAAGAGAACATTGGTCCGGTCTTTCACTTCAGGAACATGCAAGGAGGGGATAACGCCAAGAGGCAGGGGACCAAGTCCTCTATCAGCAAATCCACGTCTTAGTCATGCCGAGATTGTTGAGTTTTTAAAGCAGCTAGTTTCCGACCAGACAAAGATTGCTATCAGCAAGATCTCTACAACTGAGAGCCTGGTCTCTTACGGGATTGATTCAATTGGGGTGGTTAGAGCAGCTCAAAAGCTTTCAGATTTCCTTGGTGTGCCAGTTGGTGCAGTTGATATTTTTACTGCGACCTGCATTGCCGACTTGGCAAGCTTCTCTGAGAATCTCGTGATGAAGTCTCGCCCTGAAACTATGGTGGCTCCTTCATATGTTACAGAATACGAAACTGATTCTGCTGAAATGCTCACTGACATATCAAATTTTCACCAAATGGGTATCTGGTTCCTTCAACTTCTAGCTCTGACATATGTTTGCATCATGCTAGTCTCTCCAGCATATTTATCCGTTTTTGCTTATATGAGGTGCATATCTTTCATCCATGCTTCAGTTGATATAAGCTCATGGGCCAGTTATGCTATTTGGGTAGCTTGTGCCccacttgcttggatcctttgcaTGTTCTCCACATGCATTTCAATTTCTTTCTTCGGAAATTCATTCCTCAAACCGAATTATGCCCTGACCCCTGAAGTTTCTATTTGGTCCGTGGAATTTGTTAAGTGGTGGGCACTCAACAAAGCTCACAAAGTTTCTTCAGAAGTGTTAGCAGTGCATTTACGGGGAACAATATTCTTAAAGTATTGGTTTGTGATGTTCGGGGCTAGGATAGGATCATCAGTTTTGCTTGATACTGTGGATATAACTGACCCATCTCTTGTGTCCATCGGAGATGGAGCTGTGATTGCAGAAGGAGCGCTTGTCCAAAGCCATGAGGTGAAAAATGGAATTTTGAGTTTCCTTCCAATTAGAATTGGCAAGAATTCTCTAGTTGGTCCATATTCTGTAATCCAAAAGGGAAGTGTTATTGGAGAAGGGAATGAAGTATCAGCACTACAAAAAACTGAAGGAGGCAAACCACTTCCCAGGTCTACCAATGGGAGTTACAGACAAAAG GGTCCATTACTTCCAAAAGCTACTAATAGTCAAACAGAGGCTATCTATCACGTCATGGGCATTTACATGGTTGGTCTACTCAGCTCTGTCTCAGCCGCTATCGTTTATATCATCTATGTATGGCTATCTCAAAGTTCTTTCTCCCCAGAAATCTATGCTTTTTTCTGTATCTCTGGAGCTTTCCACTGGCTTCCGTTCACTGTAATTGCGTATGCTGCCATGATCGGTGATTCCTCTTTGACCCTAACTATATTCCCGATATCAGTTGCAATTGCGTATATAACTCATGGCATTATACTTGGTGTCCTAACATCTATCTGGACAAGTGCTCTATATGGAAGTAAAGAGACTAAACAAAACCATTTAAGAACTTGGTTGCGCCACCGAATCACCATAGCATATCATCTTAGATTTGTCAAATTTCTTTCTGGAACAGAAGCCTTTTGCATTTACTTGAGGCTGCTAGGTGCAAAAGTTGGGAAACATTGTTCCATTAGGGCCATTAATCCAATCTCGGAACCAAAATTGATTTCTCTTGGTGATGGTGTCCACCTGGGTGACTTCTGCCGAATTATTGCAGGGTCATACAATTatagtggttttcaaagtggtAAAATTGAGGTGCAGGATAACTCGGTAGTTGGGAGTCAAAGCCTACTTCTCCCTGGTTCAGTGCTTGAAAAAGATGTCATTCTTGGAGCTCTTTCAGTTGCTCCAGCAAATACGATCCTCCAAAGAGGCGGGGTTTACATTGGATCACAAGCTCCAATCATGATAAAGAATACATTGCATGTTCTGGATGAACGAATAGAGGCGATGGACCAAAAATATAAGAAGATAGTGGGAAACCTCTCTGCTAGTTTAGCAGCCACAACCCTTCAGGTTAGATCAAGATACTTTCATCGAATTGGTGTTAGTGGAAAGGGAGTATTGAAGATATTCGATAAAATTGAAGGGTTTCCAGATCATAAAATATTCTGCCCTGGAAAGAGCTACCCGGTCATTATCAGGCACAGTAATAGTTTGAGCGCAGATGATGATGCAAGAATTGATGCACGTGGTGCCGCTGTCAGAATACTATCAGATAATTCATCTGGTGATAATACAGCAATTCTTGATCTGACTTTAAAAACAGGAAAGGCTTTTTATGCTCGCACGATTTCTGATTTTGCAACATGGCTTGTTTGCGGATTACCAGCAAGAGAAGAGCACGTCAAAAGAGTTCCACATGTGCGGGAAGCGGTCTGGACTTCCCTTCGCAATGCTGATTCATATGCTGAACTACATTACTACTCTAACATATGCAGGATCTTCAGATTCCCAGATGGACAAGAAATGTACGTGAAATTCAAGTTGCGGCCATGTAACGAAAAGATTCATGAAGACTCTGGAAAGGTTGAGCCGACTAGTATACTGCCTCCAGAGACGGGTGCAATTCCACGGGACCCTAGTGATACCCGGCCATTACTTTTTCTTGCTGATGATTTTCAACGACGTGTGAGTTTCCCTGGTggtgttggctatatttttcaACTGCAATTTCAACCGGTGCCTCACGATGAAGCCACTCAAGACATTTTACTTGATTGCACCAAGCCATGGAATGAGACTAAATTTCCTTTTATTGACGTGGGAGAGATATTAATTGATCAAAATAACACCCAAGAAGAATCAGAAGAACTGGAATTCAACCCTTTTCTTCGATGCCATGAGGTTGATATAGCACAAGCAACATCATCCTCACAGAGTGCTTCCATTGATCATGGTCGGTCACTGATCTACGAGATTTGCCAACATTTGAGGAATAAGCAACCCCTTCCGGAGTCCTGGAGGATTTTCCTGGAGCATTCTGATGTGAAAGTAGACCTTTCTGGGTGTCCTATGGCTGCAGCCATAGAGAAAAAGGACTCGGGTAAAGTTACTTTATCAAGAAAGTGGTATCAAGCTTTATGGGCAGTGTTTGCTCAACCACTACTACAGACATTATTACCATACTATTTGATGGGCTTGGTCATCTTTGGTCCCTTGAAAGGGGCTCTTTACATAAAGGACACTATGGGATATCCAATTTACTGCTTGCTTCCTTTGATATGGGTTTTTTCGGGCATTGCAGCTTCATTAGCATGTGTTGCAGCGAAATGGATTCTGGTGGGGAGAAACAAAGATGGTGGAACTATGTTGATATGGGGTATGGGTGCTTTCATGGATACAATATGGCAGGCTTTTAGGACATTGGCAGGAGATTATTTCATGGAAATGACAGGTGGGTCATTTATGTTTGTCCTGCTAATGAAGCTTATGGGCTCGAACGTCGACATTAGTCAAGGTGCTTATGTGGACAGCATGGGAGCCATGTTAAACCCTGAGATGGTAGAAATTGAAAGAGGTGGATGTGTGGGAAGAGAAGCCCTTCTTTTCGGACACATTTATGAAGGTGAAGGAGGCAAAGTTAAGTTCGGCAAGATAAAGATCGAAGAAGGTGGTTTTGTAGGAAGCAGAGCTATTGCAATGCCTGGAGCAATAGTTGAAACCGGAGGTAGTCTCAGTGCCTTGTCTCTCGCTTTTAAAGGAGAGATTGTACGATCCAGGTAA
- the LOC108193458 gene encoding dehydrogenase FPY6-like isoform X2, protein MNEQPPTIAILGAGIFVRTQYIPRLSEIAHLVLVKYIWSRSQESAEEAVGVARKHFPQVEAKWGESGLDEIILDASILGVAVVLAGQTQVDISLKLLKAGKHVLQAVREAETALSCYNSICAKVPGQPIWAVAENYRFEPAFVESKKLMAEIGDMMNIQVIVEGSMNSSNPYFSSTWRRNFTGGFVLDMGVHFIAGLRMLVGSEVDSVSATTSHVDASLPPPDIISSLFQLENGCSGVFVMVVSSKSPKIVWRIVGLNGTLQVERGNKEGKHGYLVSLSTADGQTKNSFYPFCGVTEELKAFIHDISHAALQKDSTYEAEPRSSFIEGARDIAVLEAMLESGMKQGIQVKVQRV, encoded by the exons ATGAATGAGCAACCTCCTACAATTGCAATTCTCGGGGCTGGAATCTTCGTAAGGACTCAATACATTCCCAGGCTATCTGAGATTGCTCATCTGGTTCTTGTCAAATATATCTGGAGTCGATCACAG gAATCAGCAGAAGAAGCAGTTGGGGTTGCTCGAAAGCATTTTCCGCAAGTAGAGGCAAAATGGGGTGAATCTGGTCTTGATGAAATTATACTGGATGCTTCCATTCTTGGTGTTGCTGTTGTTCTCGCTGGTCAAACCCAG GTTGATATATCATTAAAGCTACTGAAGGCAGGGAAACATGTTCTTCAAG CCGTGAGAGAGGCAGAAACTGCACTGTCATGCTATAATTCTATATGCGCCAAAGTTCCTGGTCAGCCTATATGGGCCGTTGCCGAAAATTACAGATTCGAGCCTGCTTTTGTTGAG AGCAAAAAACTTATGGCTGAAATTGGAGATATGATGAACATCCAAGTCATCGTTGAAGGATCAATGAACAGCTCAAACCCCTACTTTTCAAGCACTTGGCGGCGGAATTTTACA GGTGGTTTTGTATTGGATATGGGGGTACATTTTATAGCAGGATTGAGAATG CTTGTTGGATCTGAAGTAGACTCTGTATCAGCTACAACATCTCATGTAGATGCTAGTTTGCCTCCACCAGATATTATCTCATCTTTGTT CCAATTGGAGAATGGCTGTTCTGGAGTTTTTGTGATGGTTGTATCCTCCAAATCCCCGAAG ATTGTGTGGCGAATTGTAGGTCTAAATGGTACTCTACAAGTTGAGCGTGGAAATAAAGAAGGAAAACATGGGTATCTG GTATCCCTTTCGACTGCTGATGGTCAAACGAAGAACTCCTTCTACCCTTTCTGCGGGGTAACCGAAGAGCTAAAAGCCTTTATACATGACATTTCCCATGCCGCTCTTCAG AAGGATAGTACTTATGAAGCTGAGCCTCGCAGCTCCTTCATTGAAGGGGCCCGAGATATTGCAGTTCTAGAAGCAATGCTAGAATCTGGGATGAAGCAAGGAATCCAGGTCAAAGTTCAGAGAGTTTAG